The following proteins are co-located in the Pyrococcus abyssi GE5 genome:
- a CDS encoding DMT family transporter translates to MLLGILLALTSAFCWGTASVLIKVGLRGKTPISANLIRLYMSSLAYLIIFYLGGNYSEISRMPIEYHILAFTSAQFGFVIGDYFYFSALKLLGVSRTVPITSTYPLWTILWAFLFLGREVTIRIISGATLIVLAIILVSKVETEEHVSLKGMVYAFITPISWSIAITIMDWLSKDVSSLTLAGLRIIYAAIGVSLVSWRIIGEVKSATLKEVAIISSAGFLGLVLGQYAFVKSVSILGSQIATPITAVNPIISTSLAILFLKEPPNWKIFLSLVMVVLGIWLISG, encoded by the coding sequence ATGCTCCTGGGAATTTTGCTAGCGTTGACATCGGCATTCTGCTGGGGAACGGCGTCGGTTTTAATAAAGGTTGGGCTTAGGGGAAAGACTCCCATCTCGGCTAATTTAATAAGACTTTACATGTCATCTCTCGCTTATCTCATCATATTTTACCTTGGAGGAAACTATTCAGAGATATCTAGGATGCCGATTGAGTACCATATACTGGCTTTTACCTCGGCTCAGTTCGGCTTCGTTATCGGAGACTACTTCTACTTCTCAGCTCTCAAGTTACTCGGAGTTTCAAGGACCGTTCCAATAACATCAACTTATCCGCTCTGGACTATCCTATGGGCCTTTCTATTTCTGGGTAGAGAGGTTACCATTAGGATAATCTCTGGTGCTACCCTAATAGTCCTTGCAATAATCCTAGTCAGTAAAGTTGAAACCGAGGAACATGTAAGCTTAAAGGGAATGGTCTACGCGTTCATAACGCCGATATCTTGGAGCATTGCGATAACCATCATGGATTGGCTCTCCAAGGATGTATCCTCACTAACGTTGGCCGGGCTCAGAATAATATATGCTGCAATAGGCGTTTCCTTGGTCTCTTGGAGAATAATTGGAGAGGTCAAGAGTGCGACGCTTAAAGAGGTTGCGATAATTTCCAGCGCGGGCTTTCTTGGCCTAGTTCTTGGTCAATATGCATTCGTTAAATCTGTCTCGATCCTTGGCTCCCAAATTGCCACCCCTATAACTGCTGTTAATCCAATTATCTCAACGAGCTTGGCAATCCTCTTCCTTAAGGAGCCCCCCAATTGGAAGATATTCCTAAGTTTGGTCATGGTTGTCCTTGGAATATGGCTTATTTCGGGCTAA
- the minD gene encoding septum site-determining protein MinD — MARIISIVSGKGGTGKTTVTANLSVALGEMGKKVLAVDGDLTMANLSLVLGVDDVDVTLHDVLAGEAKLQDAIYMTQFDNVYVLPGAVDWEHVMKADPRKLPEVIKSLKGDYDFILIDCPAGLQLDAMSAMLSGEEALLVTNPEISCLTDTMKVGIVLRKAGLAILGFILNRYGRTENDIPPDAAQDVMDVPLLAVIPEDPAIREGTLEGIPAVKYKPESEGAKAFVKLAQEVEKLAGIKAKVMY, encoded by the coding sequence ATGGCCAGGATCATCTCAATAGTCTCAGGGAAAGGTGGAACTGGAAAAACAACGGTTACAGCAAACCTATCAGTGGCACTTGGTGAGATGGGGAAGAAGGTGCTTGCAGTAGATGGGGACTTAACGATGGCAAACCTAAGCCTCGTTCTAGGTGTGGACGATGTGGACGTGACCTTGCACGACGTTTTAGCGGGGGAGGCAAAACTCCAAGATGCAATCTACATGACCCAGTTCGACAACGTTTACGTTCTTCCTGGGGCCGTTGACTGGGAGCATGTTATGAAGGCAGACCCAAGGAAGTTGCCTGAAGTGATAAAGTCCCTAAAGGGGGATTACGACTTCATTCTGATTGACTGTCCAGCTGGGTTGCAACTAGATGCCATGAGCGCGATGTTAAGTGGAGAGGAAGCTTTGCTGGTTACGAATCCAGAGATCTCATGTCTAACCGATACAATGAAGGTTGGAATAGTCCTAAGGAAAGCCGGGCTTGCAATATTAGGGTTTATACTTAATAGGTACGGTAGAACGGAAAACGATATACCTCCAGATGCCGCCCAGGATGTCATGGACGTTCCACTTCTAGCCGTAATTCCGGAGGACCCGGCAATTAGAGAGGGAACCCTTGAAGGCATTCCAGCAGTTAAGTACAAGCCGGAGAGCGAAGGAGCCAAAGCCTTCGTTAAGCTAGCCCAGGAAGTTGAAAAGCTCGCAGGTATAAAGGCCAAGGTCATGTACTAA
- a CDS encoding ATP/GTP-binding protein produces the protein MIVVFVGTAGSGKTTLTGEFGRYLEDNYKVAYVNLDTGVKELPYEPSIDVREFVTVEEIMREGYGPNGAIVESYDRLMEKFNEYLNKILRLEKENDYVLIDTPGQMETFLFHEFGVRLMENLPYPLVVYISDPEILKKPNDYCFVRFFALLIDLRLGATTIPALNKVDLLSEEEKERHRKYFEDIDYLTARLKLDPSMQGLMAYKMCSMMTEVLPPVRVLYLSAKTREGFEDLETLAYEHYCTCGDLT, from the coding sequence ATGATAGTCGTGTTTGTTGGAACGGCTGGGAGCGGGAAGACGACGCTAACGGGAGAGTTTGGGAGGTACCTTGAAGACAACTACAAGGTGGCCTACGTTAACTTAGATACTGGAGTCAAGGAGCTACCTTACGAGCCGAGCATAGATGTGAGGGAATTCGTCACGGTCGAGGAGATAATGAGAGAAGGCTACGGACCAAACGGGGCTATAGTTGAAAGTTACGACAGGCTAATGGAGAAGTTCAACGAGTACCTCAATAAAATTCTAAGGCTCGAGAAGGAAAACGATTACGTTCTAATAGACACCCCTGGCCAAATGGAAACCTTCCTCTTCCACGAATTTGGGGTAAGGCTAATGGAGAACCTCCCATACCCCTTAGTAGTTTACATTTCCGACCCTGAGATACTCAAGAAACCAAACGATTACTGCTTCGTTAGGTTCTTCGCCCTCCTAATAGACCTAAGACTTGGAGCAACGACCATTCCAGCCTTAAACAAGGTAGATCTACTTAGCGAGGAGGAGAAGGAGAGGCATAGGAAGTACTTTGAGGACATAGACTACCTAACGGCAAGGTTAAAGTTGGATCCCTCAATGCAGGGGTTGATGGCGTACAAGATGTGCTCCATGATGACGGAGGTTCTTCCACCGGTTAGGGTTCTCTACTTGTCCGCAAAGACGAGGGAAGGATTTGAAGACCTTGAAACCCTTGCATACGAGCACTACTGCACGTGCGGTGACCTGACTTAA
- a CDS encoding cell wall-binding repeat-containing protein translates to MLIALSLGEVLAAENGYDLIIVRNDDLIDYLIALPYSHLLDIPILPVNPKELDDVTKAQLYSYIQLGRDKILIIGNNNAVSLNVEKELEDMGFKVTRIGGADRTETAEKLALHFYPNGSKLVILASAWDYGSTLAASEFAMEYKCPILLTWENQLSPSALEGIKKLNPKIVILVGFGINETVEKTIEDMGYETYWIGRDIEPPPIETTTTTTPNQTSSSKSFFLGVLVTLMILSPVIVYLWKKREERRSQFLEQFSEKEIEVLRAIIENGGEIKQEELPKIVGYSRPTISRIIQDLEKKGIVEREKSGKTFIVRVIKKIKLD, encoded by the coding sequence ATGCTGATAGCCCTCTCACTTGGAGAGGTTCTTGCAGCTGAGAATGGTTACGATTTAATCATAGTTAGGAACGATGATCTAATAGATTATTTGATAGCACTCCCCTACTCTCATCTCCTAGATATTCCAATATTACCAGTTAATCCTAAAGAGTTAGATGATGTGACAAAGGCTCAGCTGTACTCTTACATCCAGCTAGGAAGGGATAAAATTTTGATAATTGGAAATAATAATGCCGTGAGCCTGAACGTTGAAAAGGAACTTGAAGACATGGGGTTTAAAGTTACGAGAATAGGGGGAGCGGATAGAACGGAAACTGCAGAAAAACTTGCACTCCACTTCTACCCAAACGGGAGCAAGCTTGTCATACTCGCGAGCGCCTGGGATTATGGCTCTACTTTAGCTGCATCCGAATTCGCCATGGAATATAAGTGCCCAATACTATTAACGTGGGAAAACCAACTTTCTCCCAGCGCGCTTGAAGGCATAAAAAAACTGAACCCAAAGATCGTTATCCTAGTTGGTTTTGGCATTAACGAGACCGTTGAAAAGACCATTGAAGATATGGGATATGAAACGTACTGGATTGGAAGGGACATAGAGCCACCACCAATAGAAACCACGACCACGACAACTCCTAATCAGACCTCTAGCTCGAAATCTTTCTTCCTTGGCGTTCTGGTTACCCTGATGATTTTGAGCCCCGTGATTGTATACCTATGGAAAAAGAGGGAGGAAAGGAGATCCCAGTTCCTGGAGCAATTCAGTGAAAAGGAGATAGAAGTTCTAAGGGCAATAATAGAAAATGGAGGAGAGATAAAGCAGGAAGAGCTACCCAAGATAGTCGGCTACTCTAGGCCGACAATAAGCAGAATTATTCAAGATTTGGAGAAGAAAGGGATAGTTGAAAGAGAGAAGAGTGGAAAAACGTTTATAGTTAGGGTTATAAAGAAGATAAAGCTCGATTAG
- a CDS encoding Gins 23 protein, protein MFTGKAIIPVRVLKPFGNWKEGDMILLEDWKAKELWEMGIVEIIDETDSVIGEIDRILNEERKNAPLSAIPEGLYEKAEFYIYYLERYVKTGGEGNIDVVHTKLMKLKNLKKKYRLLKEIRFNKILETVKLRPNRMEILSRLAPQERRIYLEISRIRNEWMGEENG, encoded by the coding sequence ATGTTCACTGGCAAGGCCATAATCCCCGTGAGAGTGCTAAAACCATTTGGGAACTGGAAGGAGGGTGATATGATACTGCTCGAGGATTGGAAGGCGAAAGAGCTTTGGGAGATGGGGATAGTTGAGATAATAGATGAAACCGATAGCGTAATCGGCGAGATTGATAGGATACTTAACGAGGAGAGGAAGAACGCCCCTTTATCAGCAATTCCCGAGGGGCTCTATGAGAAGGCCGAATTCTATATCTATTACCTGGAGAGGTACGTTAAAACGGGAGGGGAAGGAAACATAGATGTCGTTCACACGAAGCTGATGAAGCTGAAGAACTTGAAGAAGAAGTACAGATTGCTGAAGGAGATAAGGTTCAACAAGATCCTAGAGACAGTGAAGTTGAGACCTAATAGGATGGAGATACTTTCCAGGTTGGCACCCCAGGAGAGGAGGATATACCTCGAGATATCCAGGATAAGGAACGAGTGGATGGGTGAAGAGAATGGATAG
- a CDS encoding 30S ribosomal protein S6e has translation MATFKLVISDPKTGIAKQIEITGPEAEKLIGKRIGDQIPVKELGINLNELFGKEFPEDVKMEIRGGTDKDGFPMRPDIHGPRRVRILLSKGPGFRPKEKGERRKKTVRGNTISPEIVQVNVKLVY, from the coding sequence ATGGCGACATTTAAGTTGGTCATTTCAGATCCAAAAACAGGTATCGCGAAACAAATAGAGATAACGGGTCCAGAAGCTGAGAAATTGATAGGAAAGAGAATAGGTGACCAGATACCAGTAAAGGAGCTTGGAATAAACCTAAATGAACTATTTGGTAAGGAGTTTCCAGAGGACGTTAAGATGGAGATAAGGGGAGGAACTGACAAGGATGGCTTCCCAATGAGGCCAGACATACATGGGCCTAGGAGGGTCAGGATACTGCTATCCAAGGGACCAGGATTTAGGCCTAAGGAGAAGGGAGAGAGAAGGAAGAAGACAGTTAGAGGTAATACTATAAGTCCGGAGATAGTTCAGGTGAATGTTAAACTTGTGTATTAG
- a CDS encoding DUF2110 family protein, with protein MEIVIPQKIYGDRSGFNKLDKKLKALLGDLEVKWKISITKKQWVKISLEGEDSEVSANLIREEFGEIPYSLSNIKEGDVFIGRLIDLGKVGYGAYVDIGILKPRPKDALIPLYWLKRTFGEKPVRQMIREFGWIDYLPVQVYVNKVEKLAQEIEVYLTEKWVKKIKGWTSDRYDKLFIVGTISENIERALVETGHSRDVRRIEELGLMETMLILKRGTHAPGIIKEIGPYIKPAKIGAIKFPREEEK; from the coding sequence ATGGAGATAGTAATACCTCAAAAGATTTATGGGGATAGAAGTGGGTTTAATAAGCTTGATAAGAAATTAAAAGCCCTTTTAGGGGACTTGGAAGTTAAGTGGAAGATTTCGATTACGAAGAAACAGTGGGTTAAAATAAGCCTTGAAGGGGAAGATTCAGAAGTTTCCGCTAATTTAATTAGGGAAGAGTTTGGAGAGATTCCGTATTCTCTTTCTAACATTAAAGAGGGAGACGTCTTCATCGGCAGGTTAATAGACCTCGGTAAAGTAGGTTATGGAGCCTATGTCGATATCGGAATTTTAAAACCCAGGCCTAAGGACGCTCTAATTCCGCTTTACTGGCTTAAAAGAACATTTGGAGAAAAGCCTGTGAGGCAAATGATAAGGGAATTCGGATGGATAGATTACCTCCCAGTCCAAGTTTACGTTAACAAAGTAGAAAAGCTCGCCCAGGAGATAGAAGTATACTTAACTGAAAAATGGGTCAAGAAGATAAAGGGATGGACAAGTGATAGATACGATAAGCTCTTCATCGTTGGGACTATTAGTGAAAACATCGAGAGGGCCCTCGTCGAAACCGGACATAGCAGGGACGTGAGGAGAATCGAAGAATTAGGACTAATGGAGACGATGCTTATCTTAAAGAGGGGAACTCATGCCCCTGGGATAATAAAGGAGATAGGTCCTTACATAAAGCCCGCGAAAATTGGTGCTATAAAGTTTCCTCGTGAGGAAGAGAAGTAA